A region from the Actinoplanes sp. OR16 genome encodes:
- a CDS encoding DUF5605 domain-containing protein: MITHFITVGQVLDAPGGRAVLEKYLPATVDRDDVRDILVLFFLRVTPGLRDDEAARTTFWEQIDAVMAPIILREHAGAITPSPVPSSPRASAPWTVVGEPTRWGILEIALDGPAGGNPFIDVELTAEFRCGEHTWTAGGFYDGDGTYRLRVLAEQEGTWQFVTTATTAALDGVRGEVVVGPAAPGAHGPVRSDGFHFAHADGTRYRPWGTTAYAWNHQDEQTQAQTLKSLADSSFTKLRMCLFPKHFVFNDEEPDRFPFPRAADGSFDHTRFDTGFFARLDDQVRRLGELGIQADIILFHPYDRWGFSDLGPAVDERVVRYVVRRLAGYAHVWFSLANEYDAVPGKTIADWDRIGEQVVAEDPHGHLVSIHNFIEHFDHTRPWITHASVQHGKVEEITGWREAWNKPVVIDEAGYEGDIEFDWGNLTGEEMLRRFWDGALRGGYVGHGETYWNPQEQLWWAKGGRMHGTSHQRIGFLEQIVADSPTGVLEPLPSDFDLPWAGVLDEYHVTYYGMARPRERHILLPPGRWHVDVLDTRECTVERLPGTFETIVAVPLPAEPYQAVRLVKA, encoded by the coding sequence GTGATCACCCATTTCATCACTGTCGGTCAGGTGCTCGACGCGCCCGGCGGACGTGCCGTGCTCGAGAAGTATCTGCCCGCGACCGTCGACCGGGACGACGTCCGGGACATCCTCGTGCTGTTCTTCCTGCGGGTCACCCCCGGCCTGCGCGACGACGAGGCGGCCCGCACCACGTTCTGGGAGCAGATCGACGCGGTGATGGCGCCGATCATTCTGCGCGAGCACGCCGGCGCGATCACGCCAAGCCCGGTGCCGAGCTCGCCGCGCGCGTCGGCGCCCTGGACCGTCGTGGGAGAGCCAACCCGGTGGGGGATCCTGGAGATCGCCCTGGACGGGCCGGCCGGTGGCAACCCGTTCATCGACGTCGAGCTGACGGCCGAGTTCCGGTGCGGCGAGCACACCTGGACCGCCGGTGGCTTCTACGACGGCGACGGCACCTACCGGCTGCGCGTGCTCGCCGAGCAGGAGGGCACGTGGCAGTTCGTCACGACCGCGACGACCGCGGCCCTCGACGGCGTCCGGGGTGAGGTGGTCGTCGGTCCGGCGGCGCCCGGCGCGCACGGCCCGGTCCGGTCCGACGGCTTCCATTTCGCGCACGCGGACGGAACCCGGTACCGGCCCTGGGGAACCACCGCGTACGCGTGGAACCACCAGGACGAGCAGACCCAGGCGCAGACCCTCAAGTCCCTGGCGGACTCGTCGTTCACGAAGCTGCGCATGTGCCTGTTCCCGAAGCACTTCGTGTTCAACGACGAGGAACCGGACCGGTTCCCGTTCCCGCGTGCCGCCGACGGCTCGTTCGACCACACCCGGTTCGACACCGGCTTCTTCGCGCGACTCGACGACCAGGTGCGACGGCTCGGTGAACTGGGCATCCAGGCCGACATCATCCTGTTCCACCCGTACGATCGCTGGGGTTTCTCCGATCTCGGACCCGCCGTCGACGAGCGGGTGGTGCGTTACGTCGTGCGCCGGCTCGCCGGATACGCCCACGTCTGGTTCTCGCTGGCCAACGAGTACGACGCGGTGCCGGGCAAGACGATCGCGGACTGGGACCGGATCGGCGAGCAGGTCGTCGCCGAGGACCCGCACGGGCACCTGGTCTCCATCCACAACTTCATCGAGCACTTCGACCACACCCGGCCGTGGATCACCCACGCCAGCGTCCAGCACGGCAAGGTCGAGGAGATCACCGGCTGGCGCGAGGCGTGGAACAAGCCGGTGGTCATCGACGAGGCCGGCTACGAAGGGGACATCGAGTTCGACTGGGGCAACCTCACCGGCGAGGAGATGCTGCGCCGGTTCTGGGACGGCGCGCTGCGCGGCGGGTACGTCGGACACGGCGAGACCTACTGGAATCCGCAGGAGCAGCTCTGGTGGGCCAAGGGCGGCCGGATGCACGGCACCAGCCATCAGCGGATCGGCTTCCTGGAGCAGATCGTCGCGGACTCCCCCACCGGCGTGCTGGAGCCGCTGCCTTCGGACTTCGACCTGCCGTGGGCCGGCGTGCTGGACGAATACCACGTCACCTACTACGGGATGGCGCGGCCCCGGGAGCGGCACATCCTGCTGCCACCCGGACGCTGGCACGTCGACGTACTGGACACCCGGGAATGCACTGTCGAGCGGCTGCCGGGCACGTTCGAGACCATCGTGGCCGTGCCTCTGCCGGCCGAGCCCTACCAGGCAGTCCGCCTGGTGAAGGCCTGA
- a CDS encoding glycoside hydrolase family 2 TIM barrel-domain containing protein: MTRISFNAGWSVKPKVSSFSDLMGGDVGPRTVTLPHDAMRSLPRSATASEGPSTGYFPGGAVEYSKTLDVPDEWRRRRVSIEFEAIYRDAMVFVNGTFAGQRRNGYTTFRVPLDAHLRYGETNTIRVEARAHQDSRWYSGLGIHRDTHLHVTDLVHVVADGLRIHTPDADDELAVVEFAVTIRNEDLTTRTVTARAELRDAGGTLVAASDAPVTVTPATSTESVTRLYVTEPRRWSTDDPYLYSATVRLLDGDTEIDTAGAAVGIRTLHLDPVRGLRINGRTVKLRGACIHHDNGVLGAAAITRAEHRRIEILKAAGFNAVRSSHNPAGRALLDACDELGMLVLDEAFDMWFEPMKVFDYSLDFPEWWERDIEAMVAKCFNHPSVIMYSIGNEVPEAGTGPGGAWGRTLAGKIRRLDSTRYVTNAVSSFWAVSAEILDDFKQEVAALHARGVNDVMSGMSEIFDRITTSDLVTERTAETHAAVDVAGLNYAHQRYADDGERFPNRIILGTESNPREVAAIWPLVEQLPHVIGDFSWTGWDYLGEAGLGRTDYTTDPAAQGGGDPAYPWLLAWCGDIDITGHRRPASYFREIVYGRRHEPYIAVFRPRHHGERRLESSWAWTDTVAGWSWNVPPGSPVEVEVYSDADEVELLLNGVTVGRAPAGRQHGFRARFALEYQPGELVAVAHRAAGEQARTTLRTAGPAHLTVTTDRPQLSADDRDLAHLAIELRDGDGNLAHDGDRPVTVEVTGSGVLQGLGSARPATEESFEATSCTTFDGRALAVIRPAGTGRITVRISSEGLDPVTVDIDAA, translated from the coding sequence ATGACCCGCATATCGTTCAATGCCGGCTGGTCGGTCAAACCCAAGGTCAGCAGCTTCAGCGACCTGATGGGAGGCGACGTCGGCCCGCGGACCGTCACGCTGCCGCACGACGCGATGCGGTCGCTGCCCCGCTCCGCGACCGCGAGCGAAGGGCCCTCCACCGGGTACTTCCCCGGCGGCGCTGTCGAGTACAGCAAGACCCTCGACGTACCCGACGAATGGCGCCGGCGGCGGGTCTCGATCGAATTCGAGGCGATCTACCGCGACGCGATGGTCTTCGTCAACGGCACGTTCGCCGGGCAACGCCGCAACGGGTACACCACCTTCCGGGTACCGCTCGACGCCCACCTGCGCTACGGCGAGACGAACACCATCCGGGTCGAGGCGCGGGCGCACCAGGACTCCCGTTGGTACTCCGGCCTCGGCATCCACCGCGACACCCACCTGCACGTCACCGACCTCGTGCATGTCGTCGCCGACGGGCTGCGCATCCACACTCCCGACGCCGACGACGAGCTCGCCGTCGTCGAGTTCGCGGTGACCATCCGGAACGAGGACCTCACCACCCGGACGGTCACCGCCCGCGCCGAACTACGCGACGCCGGCGGCACCCTCGTCGCCGCGTCGGACGCGCCCGTCACCGTGACCCCGGCGACCAGCACGGAGTCGGTGACCCGGCTGTACGTCACCGAACCGCGCCGCTGGAGCACCGACGACCCCTACCTGTACTCGGCGACCGTCCGGCTCCTCGACGGCGACACCGAGATCGACACGGCCGGCGCCGCCGTCGGCATCCGCACCCTGCACCTCGACCCGGTACGCGGTCTGCGGATCAACGGGCGAACCGTGAAACTGCGCGGCGCCTGCATCCACCACGACAACGGCGTCCTCGGCGCCGCGGCGATCACCCGGGCCGAGCACCGCCGCATCGAGATCCTGAAAGCCGCCGGATTCAACGCCGTCCGCAGTTCACACAACCCGGCCGGCCGCGCCCTTCTCGACGCCTGCGACGAGCTCGGGATGCTGGTGCTCGACGAGGCGTTCGACATGTGGTTCGAGCCGATGAAGGTCTTCGACTACTCGCTGGACTTCCCCGAATGGTGGGAACGCGACATCGAGGCCATGGTCGCCAAATGCTTCAATCACCCCAGCGTGATCATGTACTCGATCGGCAACGAGGTCCCGGAGGCCGGCACCGGGCCGGGCGGAGCGTGGGGCCGCACCCTCGCCGGGAAGATCCGCAGGCTCGACAGCACGCGGTACGTGACGAACGCGGTCAGCAGCTTCTGGGCGGTCAGCGCGGAGATCCTCGACGACTTCAAACAGGAGGTGGCCGCTCTGCACGCCCGCGGGGTCAACGACGTCATGTCCGGGATGTCGGAGATCTTCGACCGGATCACCACCTCCGACCTGGTCACCGAACGCACCGCCGAGACACACGCCGCGGTCGATGTGGCCGGGCTGAACTACGCCCACCAGCGGTACGCCGACGACGGCGAACGGTTCCCGAACCGGATCATCCTCGGCACCGAGAGCAATCCCCGCGAGGTCGCGGCGATCTGGCCCCTGGTGGAGCAGCTGCCGCACGTCATCGGCGACTTCTCCTGGACCGGCTGGGATTACCTCGGCGAGGCGGGACTCGGGCGCACCGACTACACCACCGACCCGGCGGCGCAGGGCGGCGGTGACCCCGCCTACCCGTGGCTGCTCGCGTGGTGCGGTGACATCGACATCACCGGCCACCGGCGCCCGGCCTCCTACTTCCGGGAGATCGTCTATGGGCGGCGGCACGAGCCGTACATCGCGGTGTTCCGCCCGCGGCACCACGGCGAGCGCCGCCTCGAGTCGTCGTGGGCCTGGACCGACACCGTCGCCGGCTGGTCGTGGAACGTGCCACCGGGATCACCGGTCGAGGTCGAGGTCTACAGCGACGCCGACGAGGTCGAACTGCTGCTCAACGGCGTCACCGTGGGACGGGCGCCGGCCGGGCGGCAGCACGGGTTCCGGGCCCGGTTCGCCCTCGAATACCAGCCGGGGGAACTGGTGGCGGTCGCCCACCGGGCCGCGGGCGAGCAGGCACGCACGACCCTGCGGACCGCGGGCCCGGCACACCTCACCGTGACCACCGACCGGCCGCAGCTGTCCGCCGACGACCGCGACCTCGCCCACCTGGCGATCGAGCTGCGCGACGGCGACGGGAACCTGGCGCACGACGGTGATCGTCCGGTGACCGTCGAGGTCACCGGGTCCGGCGTCCTGCAAGGCCTGGGCAGCGCGCGACCGGCCACCGAGGAGAGCTTCGAGGCGACGTCCTGCACCACCTTCGACGGGCGCGCCCTCGCCGTGATCCGGCCGGCCGGAACCGGGCGGATCACCGTGCGGATCAGCAGCGAAGGTCTCGACCCGGTGACCGTCGACATCGACGCGGCATAG
- a CDS encoding MFS transporter: protein MSNNATGVRQRPHAVALTVLATTQLMLVLDGAVVNIALPSMQSDLGLSDSALAWVVNGYVLAGGGLLLLGGRAGDLFGRRRVFIIGMWVFTLASLIGGFATTGELLITTRVLQGVGGALAGPNAVALISTTFPVGPARSRALAVNSAAAGAGTAIGLIAGGLLTDAFSWRAVMLVNVPFGAAVLLSARRVLSESDPQHGAFDLLGAVLGSAGLGALVLGISLHGDPLALGLSVVTLTGFLWRQARTPRPLLPLRLFRDRDRSSAYLVILLVGGSLSLTYFLSLHVQHVMGYSPVRAGLAFLPFAAGIAGGSWLAARSAGRFAPRVVTGTGLLLAVAGALSYRTFDADSAYLSDLLVPMLVWSTGMGMTFVPMTATVLSRVPEPDTGIASAVMGTMQQVGGAVGLAVLVAVATAVQGGSVSTDAEVRGYAAAYTTSLVLLLLAMAVTLTIRRPHEGRQQ, encoded by the coding sequence GTGAGCAACAACGCCACTGGCGTACGCCAGAGGCCGCACGCGGTCGCTCTCACCGTCCTGGCCACCACCCAGCTGATGCTCGTGCTCGACGGCGCCGTGGTGAACATCGCGCTGCCGAGCATGCAGAGCGACCTCGGTCTCAGCGACAGCGCCCTGGCCTGGGTGGTCAACGGATACGTTCTGGCCGGCGGCGGGCTGCTGCTGCTCGGCGGCCGCGCCGGTGACCTGTTCGGCCGCCGCCGCGTCTTCATCATCGGCATGTGGGTCTTCACCCTCGCCTCGCTGATCGGCGGATTCGCCACCACCGGCGAACTGCTCATCACCACCCGCGTGCTGCAAGGCGTCGGTGGCGCGCTGGCCGGCCCCAACGCCGTCGCCCTGATCTCCACCACGTTCCCGGTCGGCCCGGCCCGGTCCCGGGCCCTCGCGGTCAACTCCGCCGCGGCCGGCGCCGGAACCGCGATCGGCCTGATCGCGGGTGGTCTGCTCACCGACGCGTTCTCCTGGCGCGCGGTCATGCTCGTCAACGTGCCGTTCGGTGCGGCCGTGCTGCTCAGCGCCCGGCGGGTGCTCAGCGAGTCCGACCCGCAGCACGGCGCGTTCGACCTGCTCGGAGCCGTCCTCGGCAGTGCCGGGCTCGGTGCGCTGGTGCTCGGCATCTCGCTGCACGGCGACCCGCTCGCTCTCGGGCTGTCGGTCGTGACCCTCACCGGATTTCTGTGGCGGCAGGCCCGCACCCCGCGTCCGCTGTTGCCGCTGCGATTGTTCCGCGACCGCGACCGCAGCAGCGCCTACCTGGTGATCCTCCTGGTAGGCGGCTCGCTGTCACTGACCTACTTCCTGTCCCTGCACGTGCAGCACGTCATGGGGTACAGCCCGGTCCGGGCCGGCCTCGCGTTCCTGCCGTTCGCCGCGGGCATCGCCGGCGGCTCCTGGCTGGCCGCCCGCTCGGCGGGACGCTTCGCGCCCCGGGTGGTGACCGGCACCGGCCTGCTCCTGGCCGTCGCCGGTGCGCTGTCCTACCGCACCTTCGACGCGGACTCCGCCTACCTGTCCGACCTGCTGGTGCCGATGCTCGTCTGGTCGACCGGCATGGGCATGACGTTCGTGCCGATGACCGCCACGGTGCTGTCCCGGGTACCGGAACCCGACACCGGCATCGCGTCCGCGGTCATGGGCACCATGCAGCAGGTCGGCGGCGCCGTCGGCCTGGCAGTGCTCGTCGCCGTCGCCACCGCCGTCCAGGGCGGTTCGGTGTCCACGGACGCCGAGGTACGCGGCTACGCGGCCGCCTACACCACCAGCCTCGTCCTGCTCCTCCTGGCGATGGCGGTGACCCTGACGATCCGCCGGCCCCATGAGGGCCGTCAGCAATAA
- a CDS encoding SDR family NAD(P)-dependent oxidoreductase, producing the protein MNTLTGKTALVTGAATGIGLAVARRFAAEGARVVIADRDTPAAQQAAEAIGDVARAVTVDIAVEESVSTAFSVLAADGWSPDVVVANAGVQMFGADAPAADLDLEVWRRTIDINLTGTFLTVKYAVRAMLATGGGSIILTGSPTGVNGEGKDFTAYSASKAGIHGLARTVAAAYAENGIRVNTVIPAYTETGLVTTISEDPQSRAAIIGRIPMRRAGTPDDIAGVMVFLAGDDSAFATGASFAVDGGMTTL; encoded by the coding sequence ATGAACACACTCACCGGCAAGACCGCACTCGTGACCGGAGCGGCGACCGGTATCGGTCTCGCGGTCGCCCGCCGGTTCGCCGCCGAAGGCGCCCGCGTCGTCATCGCGGACCGGGACACCCCCGCCGCACAGCAGGCCGCTGAAGCGATCGGCGACGTCGCGCGGGCGGTCACCGTCGACATCGCCGTGGAGGAATCGGTCAGCACCGCCTTCTCGGTCCTCGCCGCCGACGGCTGGTCGCCGGACGTCGTCGTCGCCAACGCCGGCGTGCAGATGTTCGGCGCCGACGCACCCGCCGCCGACCTCGACCTGGAGGTGTGGCGCCGCACCATCGACATCAACCTCACCGGTACGTTCCTGACCGTCAAGTACGCGGTCCGAGCCATGCTCGCCACCGGCGGCGGATCCATCATCCTGACCGGCAGCCCGACCGGCGTCAACGGCGAAGGCAAGGACTTCACCGCCTACAGCGCCTCCAAGGCGGGCATCCACGGCTTGGCCCGTACGGTCGCCGCCGCCTATGCGGAAAACGGCATCCGGGTCAACACCGTGATCCCCGCCTACACCGAGACAGGCCTGGTCACGACGATCAGCGAAGACCCGCAGTCACGCGCCGCGATCATCGGCCGGATCCCGATGCGCCGGGCCGGCACTCCCGATGACATCGCCGGAGTCATGGTCTTCCTGGCCGGCGACGACTCCGCCTTCGCTACCGGAGCGTCCTTCGCGGTCGACGGCGGCATGACCACACTCTGA
- a CDS encoding TetR/AcrR family transcriptional regulator, with product MTQTPVGRRERKKAATRQAIADAALRLFLEHGYDRVSLREIADTADVSTTTLFKHFSGKEALVFDQERDNEAQLIAAVRGRGGQDIVGALRDHFLDAYLPIARHPQAAEFVALVDATPALRSYAERMWTRHTDSLSAAIAEECGAHHDDLSCVALARFVLEIPALVRGRPDPRAAIEAIFDILARGWVRPDPVR from the coding sequence ATGACCCAGACACCCGTCGGCCGCCGCGAGCGCAAGAAGGCGGCCACCCGGCAGGCGATCGCCGACGCGGCCCTCCGCCTGTTCCTCGAGCACGGTTACGACCGGGTGAGCCTGCGCGAGATCGCCGACACGGCCGACGTGTCGACCACGACGCTGTTCAAACACTTCTCCGGCAAGGAGGCGCTGGTCTTCGACCAGGAACGCGACAACGAGGCTCAGCTGATCGCGGCAGTGCGCGGGCGAGGCGGCCAGGACATCGTCGGCGCACTCCGCGACCACTTCCTGGACGCCTACCTGCCCATCGCGCGGCACCCCCAGGCGGCTGAGTTCGTCGCGCTGGTCGACGCCACGCCGGCGCTGCGCTCCTACGCCGAACGCATGTGGACCCGGCACACCGACAGCCTCAGCGCCGCCATAGCCGAGGAGTGCGGTGCGCACCACGACGACCTCAGCTGCGTGGCGCTTGCCCGATTTGTGCTGGAGATCCCCGCCCTCGTCCGCGGCCGGCCAGATCCACGCGCCGCCATCGAGGCGATCTTCGACATCCTGGCACGGGGTTGGGTGCGACCGGACCCGGTCAGGTGA
- a CDS encoding NAD(P)/FAD-dependent oxidoreductase, with the protein MTSPTREARIDIIGAGPAGLTCARILQRHGITVTVHDRDPGPDARDQGGSLDLRADSGQLALREAGLLDEFLRLSRPEGQEMRILGAGGELRARVVPEEGELFKPEIDRGRLRDVLLDSLSPGTVRWGQALTHVSGPAGGPRTLHFADRTTVETDLVIGADGAFSRVRPAVSPAVPQYTGVSFTEAWFHAVDDRHTELSALVGPGSATGADGRRALWGQRNSGDHIRVYIIRKVPADWITAAGLPPDDTAGIRAHLLGEFADWSPRMRRMISDNDGRYVDRPIFALPVPHVWDQDPTVTLLGDAAHLMPPLGVGVNLAMLDAADLALALAGSTTIGEAVRAYEDTMLPRSTETAKLLEGRAEDLLSDDLPPEFGDDHGA; encoded by the coding sequence ATGACCTCACCCACCAGAGAAGCGCGGATCGACATCATCGGTGCCGGGCCAGCCGGGCTCACCTGCGCTCGCATCCTGCAACGGCACGGCATCACGGTCACCGTTCACGATCGTGACCCCGGCCCCGACGCCCGCGACCAGGGCGGCAGCCTCGACCTGCGTGCCGACAGCGGCCAGCTCGCCCTGCGCGAGGCCGGTCTCCTCGACGAATTCCTGCGGCTGTCCCGCCCGGAGGGCCAGGAGATGCGCATCCTGGGCGCCGGCGGCGAGCTGCGGGCACGCGTCGTCCCGGAGGAGGGCGAACTGTTCAAACCCGAGATCGACCGCGGCCGGCTGCGCGACGTTCTGCTCGATTCGCTGTCGCCCGGCACCGTCCGGTGGGGTCAGGCGCTCACCCATGTCAGCGGGCCCGCCGGCGGCCCCCGCACACTGCATTTCGCCGACCGCACCACCGTCGAGACGGACCTGGTCATCGGCGCCGACGGGGCGTTCTCCCGGGTTCGCCCGGCGGTCTCCCCGGCCGTCCCGCAGTACACCGGCGTGAGTTTCACCGAAGCGTGGTTCCACGCCGTGGACGATCGGCACACCGAGCTGTCCGCACTGGTCGGCCCGGGCAGTGCTACCGGAGCCGACGGCCGGCGCGCACTGTGGGGCCAGCGCAACAGCGGTGACCACATCCGCGTCTACATCATCCGCAAGGTCCCGGCCGACTGGATCACCGCCGCCGGCTTACCGCCCGACGACACCGCCGGTATCCGTGCCCACCTGCTCGGCGAGTTCGCCGACTGGTCGCCCCGCATGCGGCGGATGATCAGCGACAACGACGGCCGGTACGTCGACCGGCCGATCTTCGCGCTCCCCGTCCCGCACGTCTGGGACCAGGATCCCACCGTCACCCTGCTCGGTGACGCCGCCCACCTCATGCCCCCACTCGGCGTCGGCGTCAACCTCGCCATGCTCGACGCCGCCGACCTCGCGCTCGCGCTCGCCGGCTCCACGACCATCGGCGAGGCTGTTCGCGCCTACGAGGACACCATGCTGCCGCGCTCCACCGAGACCGCCAAGCTGCTCGAAGGCCGCGCCGAGGATCTGCTCAGCGATGACCTGCCGCCCGAGTTCGGCGACGATCACGGCGCCTGA